The following nucleotide sequence is from Bacteroidota bacterium.
GTATTGGTTTCATTTTATCGAAAAGCTTTTTACTGATTTATAGTATGGTGGCAAAAAACAAAAAAAGCCGCATCATTAAACATGTGCGGCGCATACCTTTGCAATGTATTTCTTAGTTCGCTTTTTTATCCTGTTGAACAGGTTTGGTATCTTTGCTGGGGCGGGTTTTGCCGTAAGAACCGT
It contains:
- a CDS encoding 30S ribosomal protein THX, giving the protein MGKGDLRSKRGKIVNGSYGKTRPSKDTKPVQQDKKAN